A stretch of the Bacillus licheniformis DSM 13 = ATCC 14580 genome encodes the following:
- a CDS encoding RNA ligase family protein, whose product MFIWPMLLESAKEPFNSDDYITETKFDGIRLIASRNNGLIRLYTRHNNEVTAKFPELLTLDIPDETILDGELIVPGSTGAGDFEAVMERFQSRKSFYPIVFCVFDVLRIEGVSVTSKPLSERKELLAGLKLDHPNVKIVEGVRGHATDYFELVRENKIEGIVMKQANAPYAENKRSDRWLKIVNYEYTDVLISGLRKEDNALLLSYLDGQYAGIMEFMPYDARRKFHAERLIVEETEKYAYIEPIGCRVKHRFKTKNGLLRIPSFHEWR is encoded by the coding sequence TTGTTTATTTGGCCCATGCTGCTTGAGTCCGCAAAGGAGCCGTTTAACTCGGACGACTATATCACGGAAACCAAATTCGACGGCATCCGTCTGATCGCGTCCAGGAATAACGGTTTAATCCGCCTCTACACACGCCACAACAACGAAGTCACCGCTAAATTTCCGGAACTATTAACGCTCGACATACCGGATGAAACTATTTTAGACGGCGAGCTTATCGTACCTGGATCGACAGGCGCCGGCGATTTTGAGGCCGTCATGGAACGATTCCAGTCGCGGAAAAGTTTTTATCCGATAGTATTTTGCGTTTTTGATGTCCTGCGGATAGAAGGCGTTTCAGTTACGTCTAAGCCGCTAAGTGAACGAAAAGAATTGCTGGCCGGTCTAAAACTCGATCATCCTAACGTTAAAATAGTCGAGGGCGTGCGCGGCCATGCTACGGATTATTTCGAATTAGTCCGCGAAAATAAGATCGAGGGCATCGTTATGAAGCAGGCAAACGCTCCGTATGCGGAAAATAAGCGGTCAGATCGCTGGCTGAAGATCGTTAACTACGAATATACTGACGTTCTGATATCAGGACTCCGCAAGGAAGACAATGCGCTGCTTCTTTCGTACCTGGACGGCCAGTATGCCGGCATTATGGAGTTTATGCCGTATGATGCGCGGCGGAAGTTTCATGCGGAGCGGCTAATCGTAGAAGAAACGGAGAAATACGCCTACATCGAGCCAATTGGGTGCCGCGTCAAGCACCGGTTCAAGACGAAAAACGGTTTGTTGCGGATTCCTTCGTTCCATGAATGGCGTTGA
- a CDS encoding helix-turn-helix domain-containing protein: MKITVRPRLSEVMNAKGWRQIPLSEASGVPQGSISRFDKNERHLDWHVFALARTLGVGVEELFEVKIEDADE, translated from the coding sequence ATGAAAATAACGGTAAGACCGCGACTGTCGGAAGTAATGAACGCGAAAGGGTGGAGGCAAATTCCGTTGTCTGAAGCGTCAGGAGTTCCGCAAGGCAGCATAAGCCGGTTCGATAAGAACGAAAGGCATCTCGATTGGCACGTTTTTGCCCTTGCGCGAACACTCGGCGTAGGTGTCGAGGAGTTATTCGAGGTGAAGATCGAAGACGCTGACGAATAG